TATACCAGATGACTGTGAGCTTGTCTGTAGTGAGGCAAATGACTGTTTAGTGTTAGAATAATGTGAAAACTCTGTTGATTTTCTTTCAGATAATCCTTTTAAACCATAAGATAAAAATTCTTTTAGCGTCAAATCTGGGTATAATACAAGAGCTGATATTAAACCCATATAAAGACCAAAGTCACCTCCAACCTGTGCACCAGATTGTCCCCATGCTGCCCAAAAATCAGGATATTGATTAAAAAGATTAGCAATTAAAATGCTTTCAGATGAGCAACCTTCCATATCTCCAATACTATATAGAAGATGTATTAAAAAAAGTCTTGCTTCAAGAAAATCTGGATGATGTTCAAGACCATGTCTTAGTGTCTCAAGTGCTTTTGTAACATCTCCAGACTCAAATAAAAGCTTTGCAAGAGGGAAAAAAACTCTAGAGCTTGGTTCTTGTTCTAATATTTCCTGAAACCATTCGATTTTGGGGGTCATTTAGGTGACTCCTAGGACCTAATTAATCTTTTTTTATTGTAATTAAATATAATATTTCATTATCTTTTACAAAATTTAGATGTTGCCTTATCATCTTTTCAATATAACTGGGATTACTATGCAATAATTGTATCTCATGACTTAACCTTGCAATAGTATCATCATATTTCTGTAACTCTTGAGTAATAGATTTATGTTGCAAAATCAATTCCCGATAAGAAATAAGACTGTGAGC
The sequence above is drawn from the Lawsonia intracellularis PHE/MN1-00 genome and encodes:
- a CDS encoding tetratricopeptide repeat protein, giving the protein MTPKIEWFQEILEQEPSSRVFFPLAKLLFESGDVTKALETLRHGLEHHPDFLEARLFLIHLLYSIGDMEGCSSESILIANLFNQYPDFWAAWGQSGAQVGGDFGLYMGLISALVLYPDLTLKEFLSYGLKGLSERKSTEFSHYSNTKQSFASLQTSSQSSGIVQSSNDIVDIEEVGDSEELFFDRPEDMAVVSKSKDDSFPVCTRSMAEVLAEQGDIVSAIKIYQELESQATNHEEIVSLHARKVELSEMLAQARNASSFSSSTTNSYNINHQAEVIAMLEALVTRLEKRAKG
- a CDS encoding FtsB family cell division protein, coding for MYSVSSRSAFLKLGVLSIAILLNIILVVRLVWGAHSLISYRELILQHKSITQELQKYDDTIARLSHEIQLLHSNPSYIEKMIRQHLNFVKDNEILYLITIKKD